The Methanobrevibacter millerae genome includes the window GTTGGTCCAATTATTGGTTATTTAAGTCAAAAAGAAGCTGAAATTAAGAATTTAAAAATTATTGCAAGGGCAAAAAGAGAAGCTGATTTCCCTAATTCTAAAATAATGGAGATGTTAATATGAGTTCAGTCGCTATTATAGGAGATATAGATACTGTATCTGGATTTAGACTTGGTGGAGTTAAAGAAGCAGAAGTTGTTAATACTGCTGAAGAAGCTATTACTGCTTTTGATAAATTTTTAGATGATGAAATTTCAATCATTATAATAACTCAAGTATTAGCTAATGAAATTAGAGAACATATTAATAGGAAAATTGGTTCTAGTGTATTACCAATGATAATTGAAATACCTGATAAAGATGGGTCCTCCGAAGGGTCATCTGATCAAATGAACGATCTTATTAAAAGAGTTATCGGGGTAGAGATGGTTAAATGATTATTGAAGGAAAAATTATTAAAATTGCTGGGCCTGTTATTGTCGCAGATGGTATGAGAGGAGCCCAGATGCTTGAGATGGTTAGGGTAGGTGAACAAAAGCTTATTGGAGAAATCATCGAATTAGAAGGTGACACCGCAACTATCCAAGTATATGAAGAAACAGCAGGTATTCAACCTGGTGAAGTTGTAGAATGTACAGGAGGTCCTTTGTCTGTAGAACTCGGTCCTGGAGTTATGAGTTCTATTTTTGATGGTATTCAAAGGCCTTTAAGAATTATTAGAGAAGAATCTGGTGACTTTATTGCAAGAGGTATTGATGTAGACTCTGTAAACAAAGAGAAAAAATGGGAATTCAAACCTGTTGCTAAAGTTGGGGATAAAGTAGTTGGTGGAGACGTTCTTGGTGAAGTACAAGAAACTACTGCTGTATTACACAAAATCTTAGTTCCTCCAACAATGGAAGGTGAAGTTACTAGCATTGCTTCTGAAGGAGAATATACTGTACTTGAAGACATTGCAGAAATTGATGGGGAAGCAGTTCAAATGCTCCAAAAATGGCCGGTAAAAAGAAGCCGTCCATATGTAAGAAAATTAGACCCAGATATACCATTGGTAACTGGTCAAAGAGCACAAGACACTTTCTTCTCTGTAGCTAAAGGAGGAGCAGCAGCTATTCCAGGTCCTTTCGGATCAGGTAAAACTGTTACTCAACAACAATTAGCTAAATGGGCAGACGCAGATATTGTTGTTTACATTGGATGTGGAGAACGTGGAAACGAAATGACTGAAGTACTTACTGAGTTCCCATTCCTTGACGACCCTAAAACAGGAAACCCATTAATGGACAGAACTGTTCTTATTGCAAACACTTCAAACATGCCAGTAGCAGCTCGTGAAGCATGTGTATATACTGGTATTACTATTGCTGAATACTATCGTGACCAAGGTTACGATGTAGCACTTATGGCAGATTCAACCTCAAGATGGGCTGAAGCTATGAGGGAGATTTCAGGAAGATTAGAAGAAATGCCTGGGGAAGAAGGTTACCCAGCATATTTAGCATCTAGATTAGCACAATTCTACGAAAGAGCAGGAAGAGTAGAAACTATTGGTAGTGAACCTAATGTTGCGTCTATTTCTGTAGTTGGTGCAGTATCACCTCCTGGTGGGGACTTGTCTGAACCAGTTACACAAAACACTTTACGTATCTGTAAAGTATTTTGGGCTTTAGATGCATCTCTTGCAGATAAACGTCACTTCCCTTCAATTGACTGGTTACAAAGTTACTCATTATATGTAGACAGTATTGAAGGATGGTGGGCTGAAAATGTAGCAGCAGATTGGAGAGCTACTCGTGATAAAGCTATGGGTCTTTTACAAAAAGAATCAGAACTTCAAGAAATTGTTCAATTAGTAGGTCCTGATGCTTTACCAGAGACCGATCAGGCTACTTTAGAAAC containing:
- a CDS encoding ATP synthase subunit A; translated protein: MIIEGKIIKIAGPVIVADGMRGAQMLEMVRVGEQKLIGEIIELEGDTATIQVYEETAGIQPGEVVECTGGPLSVELGPGVMSSIFDGIQRPLRIIREESGDFIARGIDVDSVNKEKKWEFKPVAKVGDKVVGGDVLGEVQETTAVLHKILVPPTMEGEVTSIASEGEYTVLEDIAEIDGEAVQMLQKWPVKRSRPYVRKLDPDIPLVTGQRAQDTFFSVAKGGAAAIPGPFGSGKTVTQQQLAKWADADIVVYIGCGERGNEMTEVLTEFPFLDDPKTGNPLMDRTVLIANTSNMPVAAREACVYTGITIAEYYRDQGYDVALMADSTSRWAEAMREISGRLEEMPGEEGYPAYLASRLAQFYERAGRVETIGSEPNVASISVVGAVSPPGGDLSEPVTQNTLRICKVFWALDASLADKRHFPSIDWLQSYSLYVDSIEGWWAENVAADWRATRDKAMGLLQKESELQEIVQLVGPDALPETDQATLETTRMLREDFLQQNAFDDVDTYCAPEKQYKMLKTILQFYDESLAAVNRGAPIANIVALPVKEEIGKMKYVPQEEFDAKIEEIQSAITKQCSEA
- a CDS encoding V-type ATP synthase subunit F — translated: MSSVAIIGDIDTVSGFRLGGVKEAEVVNTAEEAITAFDKFLDDEISIIIITQVLANEIREHINRKIGSSVLPMIIEIPDKDGSSEGSSDQMNDLIKRVIGVEMVK